CCGGGACAGGGGAGCACCTTCCACTTCACCCTGCGCGCCGCCGGGGGCCGACCTTGCGGTGGGGAAGCGCCCCCTCTTTCACCAGCTTGACGAGGGAGGGACGACTGACGCCCAGCAGGTCGGCGGCCTGTTGGGTGGTCATCTCCGGGTCGAGGGTCACAACTTGCACGGCCTTGCCTGCGGCGAGTTGACCGAGGATCCCCGCGAGCCGAGCAGGGACCTGCCCAGCCTGGGGCTGGAGCTGTTCGAGCCGGACCCGGGCGGCCTCGGTGTCCGAGGGGCTGGGCAGGAAGGGCGTGGTCATGAACGGACCTCCTCGACCCCCTGATCGGCCCGGTGGTCTGTCGCTGCTCCCCCGAGGGGGTGGTTGACACCCTCGCCAAGAGCCGGGGTGCGGTCAGGGTGGGCATACTGGGCTCGGTCCTGGCGGTGGCCGAACTGGGGATGGTGACCTGGATGGGGCGGCGCATCACTCGCCCCCTGAACTGGACCGCGCCGGGCTGCACCGGGCCGGCACTCGTCCTCGTCCTGGTGATGGAGCTGGGCTTCGGGCCGCTGAACGTGATGGTGGGGACGCTGTTTGATCCGGCTGAGGTCGCTGGCGTGCTCGACCCGACCACCGTCAGGCGGCAGGACGCGGGGTCAGATGTGATCCGCGCCCACCTCAGCCCCCTCCACCCATCCCTTGCCCGGCCTGATCAGAATTTTTTTGACATCCCAGAATAATTTTGCCACTGTGACGGCACTCCACTCACGATCCTGCGCCGGCAGGTGGACTGGAGGTGCGCCTGCAACTCGGCTCCCGAATTCGCGCCCGCCGCCGTCAACTCTCGCTCACGCTGAGGGCCGTGAGTGAGTCCAGCGGTCTGTCGGTCCCGTATCTCTCCCAGCTCGAACGCAATCAGGCGAACCCCACGGTCACGTCTCTCGCGGGCATCGCCCGGGCCCTCGGGGTCAGCCTGAATTTCTTCATCCCCGAGCCGGAGCACCACGCCGTGGTGGTGCGCGCGAGCGACAACCACTCCCTGAGCGTCCGCGAGCTGCCCTTTCGCATCAAGAGCCTGGCCGGGGGTGGGGAGGGTCTGAGGATGGAACCGCTCCTCACTCATGTGGAGCCGCACTTCACCTCTCCCCCTGCCACGCACCTCGGCGAGGAGTTTCTCTACGTCCTGCGCGGGGAACTGCGGCTCCAGGTCGGTGAGGAGGGTCACCTCCTGGGCGCCGGAGACAGTGCCCAGCACACCAGCACCACCCCGCACGCCTGGGAGAACCCGGGCGAGACGGAGACCCTGATCCTGTGGGTCGGCACCCCCAAATTGCTGTGACCTGACTGCGGTTTATGCGTCCTGGAGGGTTCATGGAAAGGCTCGACGTTCATGACGGCCAACGCCGCTTTCAGGCCCTGCCCGCCTCGGTGAGGCACCTCCGAACGGTCCCGCCGGAGACCCAGCACGCGGAGGACGAACTCTCCTTTATCCACAGCGGCGTGATGCGGGCCGTCAGCGGCGACCGTGAGTTCCTGATCCAGGCCGGGGACGTGACCTTCATTCCCGCCGGGGAACGACACCGCGCCGTCGTGCTGGAGGACATCACGCTGAGTTACGTGCTGCTGGAGCGCCGGTGAGTGTCGGCGACCCGCTGGACGGCGAGCCCGAATGGGCTGACCTGGACCTTCACGCTCCGGAACGGCGTGCGCTTTCACAACGGCCGCGCGCTGGAGGCGAGCGACGTGGTGTATTCCCTGGGCCGAATCAAGAACCCGGCCACGAAATCCCCGCGCGGCGGCGACTTCGAACTCGTGAAGTCGGTGACCGCGCCCAGCAGGAACACGGTCGTCGTCACGCTCAGCAAGCCCTTTTCCCCGCTCCTGAGCAAACTCGCCTTCAGCCTGAACGTCATCGTGCCGAGGGAGGCGGCGGCCACGCTGAACACCAGGCCCGTCGGGACGTGTCCTTTCACCTTCGTGGAGGACGTGCCGCAGACGCGCATGGTGCCGAGAAAAAACCCCACCTTCTGGGGCCGGGACGCGAGGGGCAACCGGCTCCCCTACCTGAACGGCATCACCTACACCTACCTCCCCGACCCCACGGCGCGGGTCACGGCCCTGCGGACGAACACGGTCGACTGGATCGAGTACGTGCCCGCCACGGACATCAAGACGCTCCAGGCCAACCCGCAGGTGAGCGTGCTGGGCGGGCCGAGCGCGAACTACCGGGCGCTGTTTTTCAATGTGGCGCAAAAGTTCCTCGACGACCCGCGGGTGCGCCGGGCCATCTCCTACGCCGTCAACAACCAGGAGATCGTGGACGTGGCCCTGCTGGGCACGGGCGGGCTCCCCTCGCGCGGCACTCCGCTGCCGAACGGCAGCTACTACGCCGCACCGGACGCCAGCTACGGCAAACCCGACCTGGAACGGGCCCGGGCCCTGCTGCGCGAGGCGGGCTACGGAAGCGGCTTCACGCTCGACCTCAAGGTCACGAGCACCTACGACTTCCTGCGCACGCCCGCCGAGATCATCCAAGCGCAGCTCGCGCCCCTGGGGATCAGGGTCAACATCACGGCGCTCGAGTGGAGCGTGTACCTGCCGGACATCCTGAAGAAAAACTACACGGCCACCATCCTGGGCGAGAGCGGACAGGGCGACCCGGACGATTACCTGTACACGCCGTTCGCGTCGGACAGCGGTGGGAACCTCACGAACTTCAAGGACGCCGGGCTGGACCGGCTGCTCGATCAGGGGCGACAGACCAGCGGGGCGGCGGCCAGAAAAGCCATCTACGCGCAGGTGCAGCGTCGGCTGGTCGACCTCAGCCCGATGGTCTTCCTGTACTCCAGCACCCAGTACGAGGCGGCGAGCCGCCGGGTGCAGGGGTACTAGCACTTCCCGAACACCAGCTACCTGGGCTTCAGAACCACCTGGCTCAGGTGAGGCCCGCCGCCGGGCGTTCTTCAGGTCTCCCCTCCTCACCCGCGATGTGCAGGAGCTGGCCCGGGTCGAGGGCCTCCCGCAGTCGCCGAACCTGCTCACCCAGCCGGCCGCCCGGTCCCCAGGGCTCCTCAATGTCGCTGACCTGGCCCGGGCCAGCGGCCTGCCACAGACCACCCTGAGGCGCCATGAGCCTGACGATTCCAGCCTCGGCCGGCAACCAGGGCAAACGGCTCTCACCAAGGCCCCGACAGTCAACTGGTGGTCACTGGGCTGAGCACCCACCTGCTGGGACAGGATGTCAGGGCGGTCGCCGAAGTCCCGGGCCGAGGCCCGCGCAGAGGCGACACCCCTCTCCCAGGCACCTTTTGTCCAGTGGAATCCAGCGCCGAGCATCCCGTCGTCATCCCGCCGGCCGGTGAGCCTCGTCACTTCCGGCCAATCCGCCCGCGCGCCCTGGACCTGCTGAGGCTTCAGATCAGTCCCCGCGCAGGAGGTGTCCGGCGGGGCGGGTCGCCGCGCTCGATGCGCCGAAGTGGGAGGCGTTCTTCTGCCCGTCTCAAGCGGGAAGGGGTCGCGGACCCGGTAGACGAGACGCGGCGGCAGGTCAGGTCGGCCCATTCCGCTCCTTGAAGCTGTTCGACAACACGGACCGTCGGCACTCGCCGCTGGGCCCCTCAGCCCCACCGGGTTCGAGCAGGCGTCGCGGGCCGCTCAACTCCCGGTCCACCGGGGCGGGTCAACTGTGCGAACAGCCTTCCCCGGTCTCCCCTCCCCTGCCGATGTCCCCCTTCCTTACAGGTCGGTCCACTGAGACCAGCACTTCCAGGACCCCAGAGCCGCCGGAACAAGCGGGCGTGAATGATGAATCTCTTTGTTTGATTGTTTTACTACTTTGATACGAAACATCATCAGCGGGCGGGGCCGTCGTGTCCAGCACGGCGTTTTACCGGGATTTCCCCCCTTTCGTAACGGGAAAATCCCCCATTCATACCGGTATCGTTCCCCTTTTTCCCCCCATTCATGACGGGGTAATAGCTCCATTTCCCCCCATTCATAACGGTCCATTTCCCCCATTCGTAACGGGTCCATTTCCCCCATTCGTAACGGCTCAGGCCTCCCAAATCCCCCATTGATAACGGGACCCACACCCAGCTTCCCCCCATTCGCAACGGGGTGTGGAAGGAAACAGCACAAACGACGTTCTGGCGCGGACAAAAAGGCAAAATCCCCCATTCGGAACGGGGTGGGGTCCGCGCTCTTCCCCCATTCACAACGGTGTGGCGAAGGACCCTGGTGGGGGCTACACTAAGACGTTCTGGAGGATGCGTGGTCAAGCAGCCCGAGCAGGAGATGATGCTTCGCGAGGACCTCAACGTGGGGCAACTCGGGCTGATCTCGATTCAGCGCAAGATCGCGCCGGACTACGCCTCCTGGAAGGTGGCCTTCGAACGGGCTGGGGTTCCGGGAGAGATCGAGTGCAACGGCGCGCAGAAGTATGGGGTGCCCCACGGCATCGACAACGACTCCTACCTGGCGTTGCAGGAGCTCTACATTGAACACGGTTGCCCGGAAGACGGGCGCTTCGGCTTCACGATGTACCGGTTGCTGCAAATGTGCGGGTTGGACGACAGCGGCGCCAACCGCCGGATGATGCGCGAGAGCCTGGAGCGGCTCAGTGCCACGCAGTACTGGATCAGCGGCGCCTGGCGCAGCCACGAGGACGACGACTGGGTTACGGCCGGGTTCCGGCTGATCGAGAAGCTGGTATTCACCCGGGCCCGCCGGGACACCGAGGGGGCCAAGCTGATCGCGGTCACCCTGCCGCGAGAACTCACGCGCAATATCCGCAACGGGTATTTCAAACCCGTAAGCAGCACCCTGCTGCGGCAGCTCGGGCAGCCGGCGCGCGCCGCGTACCGGGTGCTCGACGCCTTGCGGCACGATCCCGTCCAGCACCAGTCGCGCGCCGCGAGTTTCCAGATCAACCTGATGGAGCTCGCCCAGCGCTGCGGGATCGCCAGCGACAAGCCGGACAAGATTCGCCGCACGCTCGAGCCCATTCACGACGACCTCCTAGGCGCCAAGTACCTGCGCGAGGTCTCGATCACCGGGCGGGGAAAGAAACAGGTGGTGAGCTACGTGTTCGGGCAGGCCGTCCCGGAGCCCGATGCCGAACTCGTCGCGCTGCTCGTCGCCATGAGGGTACCCATCGTGGCGGCCAAGAAGGTGGCGCTCGACTATCCGGAGCACGTGCGTGACGGGGTCAGACAGGCGCGGGCGATCGTGGAGCGCGGCTACGCGCCGCAGAATTACGTCGGCTTCGTGCTCGACGTGGTGCGCTCGTATGGCAACGGCAAGTACGCGTGGCCCGAGGGCACCCAGGCGCCGAGGGTGGTGGAGGAGGGCCGCGAGCGCGCACAGGTGCGGGTCAGACAGGATATGCGGGCGCCGGATGAGGTCATGCGCGCGCCCTCCGCCGAGGACCTCGCGCGGACCCTCGCGTTTCTGCTGATGGGTGAGGGGGTGCGCAAGGAGGACCTCGCGCGCCTGCCGCTGGTCACCCTGCAAGACCTGCACGCCCGGTTGCTGGGCCGCCCTCAGGAAGACCGGGCGGAGACCGCCCGGCAGGT
This genomic stretch from Deinococcus aestuarii harbors:
- a CDS encoding helix-turn-helix domain-containing protein, with protein sequence MTTPFLPSPSDTEAARVRLEQLQPQAGQVPARLAGILGQLAAGKAVQVVTLDPEMTTQQAADLLGVSRPSLVKLVKEGALPHRKVGPRRRAG
- a CDS encoding helix-turn-helix domain-containing protein, which codes for MRLQLGSRIRARRRQLSLTLRAVSESSGLSVPYLSQLERNQANPTVTSLAGIARALGVSLNFFIPEPEHHAVVVRASDNHSLSVRELPFRIKSLAGGGEGLRMEPLLTHVEPHFTSPPATHLGEEFLYVLRGELRLQVGEEGHLLGAGDSAQHTSTTPHAWENPGETETLILWVGTPKLL
- a CDS encoding cupin domain-containing protein; this encodes MERLDVHDGQRRFQALPASVRHLRTVPPETQHAEDELSFIHSGVMRAVSGDREFLIQAGDVTFIPAGERHRAVVLEDITLSYVLLERR
- a CDS encoding ABC transporter substrate-binding protein — translated: MSATRWTASPNGLTWTFTLRNGVRFHNGRALEASDVVYSLGRIKNPATKSPRGGDFELVKSVTAPSRNTVVVTLSKPFSPLLSKLAFSLNVIVPREAAATLNTRPVGTCPFTFVEDVPQTRMVPRKNPTFWGRDARGNRLPYLNGITYTYLPDPTARVTALRTNTVDWIEYVPATDIKTLQANPQVSVLGGPSANYRALFFNVAQKFLDDPRVRRAISYAVNNQEIVDVALLGTGGLPSRGTPLPNGSYYAAPDASYGKPDLERARALLREAGYGSGFTLDLKVTSTYDFLRTPAEIIQAQLAPLGIRVNITALEWSVYLPDILKKNYTATILGESGQGDPDDYLYTPFASDSGGNLTNFKDAGLDRLLDQGRQTSGAAARKAIYAQVQRRLVDLSPMVFLYSSTQYEAASRRVQGY
- a CDS encoding replication initiator protein A is translated as MVKQPEQEMMLREDLNVGQLGLISIQRKIAPDYASWKVAFERAGVPGEIECNGAQKYGVPHGIDNDSYLALQELYIEHGCPEDGRFGFTMYRLLQMCGLDDSGANRRMMRESLERLSATQYWISGAWRSHEDDDWVTAGFRLIEKLVFTRARRDTEGAKLIAVTLPRELTRNIRNGYFKPVSSTLLRQLGQPARAAYRVLDALRHDPVQHQSRAASFQINLMELAQRCGIASDKPDKIRRTLEPIHDDLLGAKYLREVSITGRGKKQVVSYVFGQAVPEPDAELVALLVAMRVPIVAAKKVALDYPEHVRDGVRQARAIVERGYAPQNYVGFVLDVVRSYGNGKYAWPEGTQAPRVVEEGRERAQVRVRQDMRAPDEVMRAPSAEDLARTLAFLLMGEGVRKEDLARLPLVTLQDLHARLLGRPQEDRAETARQVKTLLDARP